Proteins from a genomic interval of Neodiprion lecontei isolate iyNeoLeco1 chromosome 2, iyNeoLeco1.1, whole genome shotgun sequence:
- the LOC107219530 gene encoding CAD protein, whose protein sequence is MCESIKPTLGGSYLILEDGTVLRGRGFGAPIPVGGEVVFQTGMVGYPESLTDPSYHGQILVLTYPLIGNYGLPNDEKDQYNLPYWFESNRIWTAGLIVGELCETPSHWRQTRTLSAWMKDQNIPGICGIDTRALTKIIREKGSILGRIVISTSAPTPSQLLPNFDDPNKRNLVAEVSIKKPVTYNPNGHPRVCAVDCGLKYNQIRCFINRGARVDLVPWNHPLDKFDYDGLFLGNGPGDPAMCKTTVENIRRVLETGKKPIFGICLGHQLLSVAAGCTSYKMKYGNRGHNQPAIHHGTSRCYMTSQNHGYAIDAMNLPEAWEALFTNANDRTNEGIVHKSLPYFSVQFHPEHTAGPQDLECLFDVFLDTMRNEPVASSVKERLTEMLTSKSVPAAVVQRPRKVLILGSGGLSIGQAGEFDYSGSQAIKALREEKIQTLLINPNIATVQTSKGLADKVYFLPIIPEYVEQVIRSERPDGVLLTFGGQTALNCGVKLQRDGVFDRYSVKILGTPIQSIIETEDRKLFAERVNEIGEKVAPSAAVYNIQEALEAAEKLGYPVMARAAFSLGGLGSGFANTKEELKTLAQQALAHSNQLIIDKSLKGWKEVEYEVVRDSCDNCITVCNMENVDPLGIHTGESIVVAPSQTLSNKEYNMLRTTAINVIRHFGVVGECNIQYALNPISEEYYIIEVNARLSRSSALASKATGYPLAYVAAKLALGIPLPDIKNSVTGQTTACFEPSLDYCVVKIPRWDLSKFQRVSTKIGSSMKSVGEAMAIGRKFEEAFQKALRMVDENVNGFDPYVKKIDDEDLERPTDKRMFVLAAALKAGYTIDRLYQLTKIDRWFLEKMKNITSYYTLLEDLDQTKLSYEVLLRAKQIGFSDKQIATAVKSTELAVRKQRQEGNIRPFVKQIDTVAAEWPATTNYLYLTYNGNSHDLQFPGGYTMVIGSGVYRIGSSVEFDWCAVGCLRELRCLNRKTIMVNYNPETVSTDYDMCDRLYFEEISFEVVMDIYDLENPEGVILSMGGQLPNNIAMDLHRQQARILGTSPESVDGAENRFKFSRMLDRIGISQPRWKELTNLQSAVEFCEEVGYPCLVRPSYVLSGAAMNVAHSNHDLESYLKNASDVSKEHPVVISKFILEAKEIDVDAVAYDGVILCMAVSEHVENAGVHSGDATLVTPPQDINPQTLAKIRAISKAIAASLEVTGPFNMQLIAKDNELKVIECNVRVSRSFPFVSKTLDHDFVAMATRLIVGETVEPVDVLAGCGKVGVKVPQFSFSRLAGADVTLGVEMASTGEVACFGDNRYEAYLKGMMSTGFHIPKKGILLSIGSFKHKMELLPSITSLYKMGYKLYASMGTADFYTEHGVEVEPVQWTFEDIDVNEDSSPSELRHLADFLSKKHFDLVINLPMRNGGARRVSNFMTHGYRTRRLAVDYSVPLVTDVKCAKLLVEAIKMLGGRAPLMKTHTDCMTSRSMVKLPGFIDVHVHVRDPGATHKEDFASCTAAALAGGITMILAMPNTNPAVVDHQTFAIAKERAALGARCDYALYMGASSDNYNIIQDMAPLAAALKMYLNETFTSLRLTDLTVWSKHLSAWPKKYPLCVHAESQTTAAVLLLASFYNRPVHVCHVARKEEIQIISAAKAKGLPVTCEVCPHHLFLSQDDLDHIGHGKGQVRPMLCTKEDQQALWDNLNVIDCFATDHAPHTVEEKSQEKPPPGYPGLETILPLLLNAVHEERMTMEDLIDKFHRNPKRIFNIPDQPNTYVEVDLDEEWIIPDALPFTKSKWTPFAGMKVRGSVHRVVLRGEVAYVEGQVLVNPGFGQDVRELQAKSKHALSTIHGTSVDAGSSRPGSALDDHVSIGHERRERLRDSQSSDIWDFDQSEPYGHLLQPTLPRANVHFAVDAEAKELLKIPGGQRSISPIPLTNLVHHKSESNPNLYVQTVNPPPHLNPSHGLAGHNILTVDMFSKEQLNDIFNLSQTLRVYVQKDRPLDHILRGKVMASIFYEVSTRTSCSFSAAMQRLGGRVIYMDGSTSSVKKGETLEDSIAVMAGYADVVVLRHPEPGAVARAANHCRKPLLNAGDGVGEHPTQALLDVFTIREEIGTVNGLTITMVGDLRHGRTVHSLARLLTLYNVQLRYVSPSGLGMPDHITDYLRSRGIPQEQFASLEAALPETDVLYMTRIQRERFTSQEEYLQACGHFVVTPQMMTRAKRKMVVMHPLPRVFEISPELDTDPRAAYFRQAECGVYVRMAILAMVLGRC, encoded by the exons TTTTTCAGACGGGTATGGTTGGATACCCCGAGTCCTTGACGGATCCGTCGTATCATGGACAAATACTTGTGTTGACGTACCCATTGATTGGAAACTACGGGCTACCGAACGATGAAAAAGATCAGTACAATCTTCCATA CTGGTTCGAGTCCAATCGAATATGGACCGCCGGTTTGATAGTCGGGGAACTTTGCGAAACTCCGAGCCATTGGCGACAAACAAGAACGCTCTCGGCATGGATGAAGGACCAAAACATACCCGGAATATGCGGAATAGACACGCGAGCTCTGACAAAAATAATCCGGGAGAAGGGCAGCATCCTGGGGAGAATCGTGATCAGCACTTCAGCACCGACTCCCAGTCAACTACTTCCGAACTTCGATGATCCGAACAAGAGGAACTTGGTGGCCGAAGTGTCGATCAAA AAACCAGTGACTTACAATCCGAATGGACATCCGCGTGTCTGCGCCGTTGACTGTGGCTTGAAGTACAACCAGATACGGTGCTTCATAAATCGTGGTGCTCGAGTTGACTTGGTGCCGTGGAATCACCCGCTGGACAAATTCGATTACGATGGTTTGTTCCTCGGCAACGGACCTGGAGATCCAGCCATGTGTAAGACAACTGTGGAAAACATTCGTAGGGTTCTCGAGACGGGCAAGAAGCCCATTTTCGGAATTTGCCTCGGTCATCAATTGTTGTCGGTCGCCGCAGGATGCACCAGCTACAAGATGAA GTACGGAAATCGCGGGCACAATCAGCCAGCCATACATCACGGAACCAGCCGGTGTTACATGACCTCTCAAAATCACGGTTACGCAATTGACGCAATGAATTTACCGGAAGCCTGGGAGGCCCTATTTACAAACGCGAACGATAGGACGAACGAGGGAATTGTTCACAAATCTCTGCCGTACTTTTCAGTCCAGTTTCATCCAGAGCACACCGCTGGACCCCAAGACCTTGAGTGCCTGTTTGATGTCTTTTTAGATACCATGAGGAACGAGCCTGTCGCCAGTTCTGTTAAGGAAAGACTTACGGAAATGTTGACATCCAAGTCTGTCCCGGCGGCTGTCGTTCAGAGACCCAGAAAAGTGCTCATCCTCGGTTCTGGTGGCCTGAGTATCGGCCAAGCTGGAGAATTCGACTATTCCGGATCCCAAGCGATCAAGGCTCTCAGAGAAGAGAAGATTCAAACACTACTGATAAACCCAAACATCGCAACGGTCCAGACGTCAAAAGGCTTGGCTGACAAGGTCTACTTCCTCCCGATTATACCGGAGTACGTTGAACAAGTCATCAGATCGGAAAGACCCGACGGAGTGCTATTGACTTTCGGTGGTCAAACGGCACTCAATTGCGGTGTGAAACTTCAGAGGGACGGTGTGTTCGATCGGTACAGCGTGAAAATTCTCGGCACGCCAATACAATCTATAATTGAGACGGAAGACCGAAAACTTTTTGCGGAAAGGGTAAACGAGATTGGCGAGAAGGTCGCTCCAAGTGCGGCTGTCTACAATATCCAAGAG GCCTTAGAAGCTGCCGAAAAACTGGGCTATCCGGTTATGGCACGGGCTGCTTTCTCCCTTGGGGGATTGGGCTCTGGATTCGCCAACACCAAGGAGGAATTGAAGACTCTTGCCCAGCAGGCACTGGCTCATTCCAATCAACTGATTATAGACAAATCGCTGAAGGGTTGGAAGGAGGTGGAGTACGAAGTGGTCCGAGACTCTTGCGACAACTGCATCACGGTTTGCAACATGGAGAACGTTGACCCCCTGGGTATTCACACCGGGGAGTCAATCGTCGTGGCGCCTAGTCAGACTCTGAGCAATAAGGAGTATAACATGCTTAGAACAACAGCAATTAACGTTATCAGACACTTCGGCGTTGTTGGTGAATGCAACATTCAGTACGCTCTCAATCCCATATCTGAGGAATATTACATAATCGAAGTGAATGCCAGACTCTCACGGAGCTCAGCGCTCGCTAGCAAAGCCACTGGGTACCCATTGGCCTACGTTGCGGCGAAACTCGCTCTTGGCATTCCGCTTCCAGATATCAAGAACTCCGTTACCGGCCAAACTACCGCCTGCTTTGAACCCAGCTTGGATTATTGCGTTGTGAAAATACCCCGTTGGGATCTGAGCAAGTTCCAAAGAGTCAGCACTAag ATCGGAAGTTCGATGAAGAGCGTCGGTGAGGCGATGGCGATCGGCAGAAAATTTGAGGAGGCTTTCCAGAAGGCGCTTCGCATGGTGGATGAAAACGTGAACGGTTTCGACCCGTATGTGAAAAAGATTGATGACGAGGACCTGGAGAGACCGACAGATAAGAGGATGTTCGTTTTGGCAGCAGCATTGAAGGCTGGCTATACGATCGATCGACTGTACCAGTTGACGAAAATTGATCGTtggtttttggaaaaaatgaaaaacatcaCATCTTACTACACACTTCTCGAAGATCTCGACCAGACGAAGCTCTCCTACGAAGTTCTACTACGTGCCAAACAAATCGGTTTTTCTGACAAGCAGATTGCGACAGCGGTGAAAAGCACGGAACTTGCTGTTCGTAAGCAACGACAGGAAGGCAACATTAGACCGTTTGTCAAACAGATCGATACTGTCGCTGCCGAGTGGCCGGCGACCACAAACTACCTGTACCTGACCTACAATGGAAATAGCCACGACCTTCAGTTCCCCGGGGGCTACACCATGGTTATTG GTTCCGGCGTGTACCGGATTGGAAGTTCGGTTGAATTTGACTGGTGTGCTGTTGGCTGCCTTAGGGAATTGCGTTGTCTCAACCGAAAGACTATAATGGTGAATTACAACCCGGAGACAGTGAGCACAGATTACGATATGTGCGATCGTTTGTACTTTGAGGAAATATCCTTCGAAGTTGTCATGGATATTTACGACCTTGAGAACCCGGAGGGTGTTATTCTCTCCATGGGAGGTCAGCTACCGAACAACATAGCGATGGACTTGCACAGGCAGCAAGCCCGTATACTGGGAACATCACCCGAGTCCGTTGATGGTGCTGAGAACCGATTCAAATTCTCGCGGATGCTGGACCGTATTGGCATTTCACAGCCCAG GTGGAAGGAGTTGACCAACCTCCAGTCGGCCGTTGAGTTTTGTGAAGAAGTTGGCTATCCCTGTCTCGTCCGACCCTCTTACGTACTCAGTGGAGCTGCAATGAACGTTGCACACTCCAATCATGATCTGGAATCCTATTTGAAGAACGCTAGTGACGTCAGTAAGGAGCATCCAGTCGTGATATCGAAATTTATACTTGAGGCGAAGGAGATTGACGTCGACGCGGTGGCCTATGATGGCGTCATTCTATGCATGGCCGTTTCTGAGCACGTGGAGAACGCCGGTGTTCATTCGGGTGACGCGACGCTGGTAACACCACCTCAGGACATAAATCCCCAGACTTTGGCCAAGATCCGTGCAATTTCCAAAGCTATCGCAGCATCCCTAGAAGTTACGGGACCCTTCAATATGCAATTGATAGCCAAG GATAACGAGCTCAAAGTCATTGAGTGCAACGTCAGGGTCTCCAGATCTTTTCCTTTCGTTTCCAAGACGTTGGACCACGATTTTGTCGCGATGGCAACTCGCCTAATTGTCGGCGAGACTGTTGAGCCTGTGGATGTTCTAGCCGGCTGTGGAAAGGTCGGGGTCAAAGTGCCCCAGTTTTCATTCTCGCGTCTTGCAG GAGCTGACGTCACTTTGGGAGTAGAAATGGCTTCGACTGGAGAAGTTGCCTGTTTTGGGGACAACAGGTACGAGGCTTATCTGAAGGGGATGATGAGCACTGGCTTCCACATACCTAAAAAAGGGATTCTACTGTCCATTGGAAGTTTCAAG CACAAAATGGAACTGCTTCCTTCAATCACGAGCTTGTATAAAATGGGATACAAATTGTACGCCAGTATGGGAACGGCAGATTTTTACACGGAACATGGTGTCGAG GTAGAACCGGTGCAATGGACCTTTGAAGACATCGACGTTAACGAGGATTCGAGTCCCAGCGAACTTCGTCACCTCGCCGATTTTCTCTCGAAGAAGCATTTCGACCTGGTGATTAATCTGCCGATGAGGAACGGCGGTGCTCGTCGAGTATCAAACTTCATGACCCACGGTTATCGTACAAGAAGACTTGCCGTCGACTACTCCGTGCCTCTGGTCACAGACGTCAAGTGCGCCAAGCTTTTGGTCGAG GCGATAAAAATGCTCGGCGGTCGAGCACCGCTAATGAAAACGCACACCGACTGCATGACCTCGAGGTCCATGGTCAAACTCCCCGGGTTCATAGACGTTCACGTCCACGTCCGGGATCCGGGGGCGACTCACAAAGAGGATTTCGCCTCCTGCACCGCTGCTGCTTTGGCCGGTGGTATCACAATGATTCTAGCTATGCCCAACACCAACCCAGCCGTCGTTGACCATCAGACTTTCGCGATTGCCAAAGAG CGAGCCGCTTTAGGAGCTCGATGTGACTACGCTTTGTACATGGGAGCGTCTTCGGACAACTACAACATTATTCAGGACATGGCGCCGTTGGCTGCTGCTCTCAAGATGTACCTTAACGAAACCTTCACAAGTCTGAGGCTGACAGATCTCACCGTATGGTCAAAG CACCTCAGCGCCTGGCCAAAGAAATACCCGCTTTGCGTACACGCCGAGAGTCAGACAACAGCCGCTGTTCTACTCTTGGCCAGTTTTTACAATCGCCCTGTTCACGTCTGTCACGTAGCTCGTAAAGAGGAGATCCAAATAATTAGTGCAGCCAAAGCTAAG GGTTTACCGGTTACCTGTGAGGTTTGTCCTCATCATCTGTTCCTTAGCCAAGATGATCTTGACCATATTGGTCACGGAAAAGGACAAGTGAGACCGATGTTATGCACGAAAGAAGACCAGCAAGCCCTCTGGGACAACCTGAACGTCATTGATTGCTTCGCTACCGATCACG CGCCTCATACAGTGGAGGAGAAGTCACAGGAAAAACCACCTCCGGGATATCCTGGACTAGAGACCATCCTGCCATTGCTGCTGAACGCGGTTCACGAAGAAAGAATGACGATGGAA GATCTGATCGACAAGTTCCATCGGAACCCGAAACGCATTTTCAACATCCCAGACCAGCCGAATACCTACGTGGAGGTAGACCTTGACGAGGAATGGATCATCCCCGACGCCCTCCCCTTCACCAAGTCAAAGTGGACGCCATTCGCTGGCATGAAGGTCCGCGGATCTGTACACCGCGTCGTCCTCAGAGGCGAAGTCGCCTACGTCGAGGGCCAGGTTCTGGTCAACCCAGGGTTTGGTCAAGACGTGCGCGAACTCCAGGCCAAATCGAAGCACGCCCTTTCCACCATCCACGGCACCTCCGTCGACGCCGGTTCCAGTCGGCCAGGATCCGCCCTGGACGACCACGTATCCATAGGTCATGAGCGTCGCGAACGTCTACGAGACAGCCAGTCCTCGGATATCTGGGACTTCGATCAATCAG AACCTTACGGCCACCTACTTCAGCCTACACTACCAAGAGCGAACGTGCACTTCGCCGTCGATGCCGAAGCGAAGGAGTTGCTGAAGATCCCGGGTGGACAGCGAAGTATATCGCCGATTCCTCTGACGAACCTTGTTCATCACAAGAGCGAAAGCAACCCAAATCTCTACGTTCAGACCGTGAATCCACCCCCTCATCTCAACCCCAGTCACGGACTGGCTGGACACAACATTTTGACCGTCGACATGTTCTCCAAGGAGCAGCTTAACGATATTTTTAATCTGTCCCAAACCCTTCGGGTTTACGTTCAGAAGGACAGACCCTTGGATCACATTCTCAGG GGTAAAGTCATGGCATCCATTTTCTACGAGGTCAGCACTCGTACAAGTTGCAGCTTTTCAGCGGCAATGCAGCGTCTCGGGGGGCGAGTTATTTACATGGATGGTTCAACATCCTCAGTAAAGAAAGGAGAAACTCTTGAAG ATTCTATCGCCGTAATGGCTGGTTATGCAGACGTCGTGGTTCTCAGACATCCGGAACCAGGTGCTGTTGCG CGTGCGGCTAACCACTGCCGGAAACCATTGCTGAACGCCGGTGACGGTGTGGGTGAGCATCCGACTCAGGCGTTGCTTGACGTTTTCACAATCAGGGAGGAAATCGGAACCGTAAACGGGCTGACAATCACGATGGTCGGCGACCTGAGGCACGGAAGGACCGTCCACTCCTTGGCAAG ATTGCTGACTCTCTACAACGTGCAGCTGAGATACGTCAGTCCCTCCGGTCTCGGGATGCCGGATCACATTACGGATTATCTAAGATCCCGCGGAATTCCTCAGGAACAGTTTGCCAGTTTGGAGGCGGCTCTTCCCGAAACGGATGTTCTCTACATGACGCGCATACAGCGGGAACGATTCACATCGCAGGAGGAATACTTACAG GCGTGCGGGCACTTCGTAGTTACGCCGCAGATGATGACGAGAGCAAAGAGAAAGATGGTGGTGATGCATCCGTTGCCTCGCGTGTTCGAGATCAGTCCGGAACTTGATACCGATCCCAGAGCAGCTTACTTCAGGCAAGCCGAATGCGGGGTCTACGTACGAATGGCGATCCTGGCGATGGTGCTCGGTCGATGCTGA
- the LOC107219529 gene encoding uncharacterized protein LOC107219529 has protein sequence MKLLKDIIGKMGNGKSKTKTKDNRGERKRSIEQSHEMQEKSLNNFTEFGAAYDPELIRMRRSLERDQQAFILNNLMLSVEFFENYDQEILDIRASPISRQEYDLNTILSQSQKHVLLPDVLQEQVARHVKFTSTRKTESLMVEPLQPVRMYVVLDNIDVNEIPEGPEYSILTDAIFYNMCLEPSLNKGFVKLRSLEVTPASKEKSNDGSDSDLSSIAEDDDEIYNEKEDMFNPRVNPGMRFLSQVEKRANSLAAKPVFTQSMSDLRNAEKSDYDTASLETSRTFSQASLIPPDDPDDGEQDFLNDGTSERRLSGRVKPTSNAVLRGQIASHGKLKQLKKRQNNAHQNQRSADASPASSRSSGYRSGSSGSNYVIDSDSDYGYATITNFNTPKPLVRPANIPASSSEIPVSCFKKIVYTRDGKVYSEKTERIQLQNRQQRRIRQALKRQNEDRLYLRSDVFMHYFQDLFASRLAEPLGFTTEDVDDATRQGAIIYCDSIELLERNRGVVIPHEIVPSIQAEWPDCGSEWLSRLRSEVLDPESNVIYTWPTKKMIDKIKKFGCHIVPEGYMPKRQPNPNHNIEWQLTFPAAERYLETCLSHAQVRIYLLALMLHKTFIRPVDTTFGLTTSHIRSQLFLLLEQNYSPAMWPEHRSGESLRRLLRKLYSAVSQSQPYLPDYFINGKNLFANIPRQYLLLTQKQLNRIIDNPVMYVIASMENIRYKPEFFPVLDYKRLFKILTLENSELVALINPALSPVDRPITKAEDEEMEIFEERFDRIGGFWVKVKAKEDTTTERAQKIVQHKNVINKKSSRITSQELVVEISRQCAELRGLRLTAFLDMFIQHFIRMAQRCYYYGAMKQKDVYLNQAERLSMILSEQGIGKEDAKRYLDTINHLTQELSRPREQVDAPETPRRNEQPLISIPLNQHFTVKPEERGGGSLFVHPIGESKEYDIYSDAPQRRPTVNFQAQTTQVEIDGTITMGDVNDVAFRNGHPNLPRVVSLTEEPQKESYLSDSTYI, from the exons ATGAAACTGTTAAAAGATATTATCGGAAAAATGGGGAATGGAAAATCCAAGACCAAAACTAAGGATAACAGaggcgagagaaagagatcgATAGAGCAATCGCACGAGATGCAGGAGAaaagtttaaataattttacggAATTTGGTGCTGCTTACGATCCGGAACTTATTCGGATGCGTCGCAGTCTGGAAAGGGACCAGCAGGCGTTCATTCTGAATAATCTCATGCTCAGCGTTgagttttttgaaaactatGACCA agaGATTTTAGATATCAGGGCGAGTCCAATCTCTCGACAGGAATACGATCTCAATACGATCCTGTCACAGAGCCAGAAACACGTCTTGCTTCCTGATGTTCTTCAGGAACAAGTTGCACGCCACGTCAAATTCACGTCGACGAGGAAAACTGAGAGTCTAATGGTGGAGCCTCTGCAGCCGGTACGCATGTACGTCGTTCTCGATAACATAGACGTGAACGAGATCCCGGAAGGTCCCGAGTACAGCATCCTGACTGACGCGATATTCTACAACATGTGTCTGGAGCCCAGTCTGAACAAAG GATTCGTAAAGCTCAGATCACTGGAAGTGACGCCAGCgtcgaaagaaaaatcgaacgaTGGTTCCGATTCGGATTTGTCATCAATCGCCGAGGATGATGACGAGATCTACAATGAAAAGGAGGACATGTTTAACCCCAGAGTAAATCCAGGAATGCGTTTTCTATCTCAAGTCGAAAAACGGGCTAATTCACTGGCGGCGAAGCCGGTTTTTACGCAGTCGATGAGCGATCTACGTAACGCTGAAAAATCTGACTACGATACAGCCAGCTTGGAGACAAGCAGAACGTTTTCCCAGGCGAGTTTGATACCACCGGATGATCCGGACGACGGGGAGCAAGATTTCTTGAACGATGGAACTTCGGAAAGGAGATTGAGTGGACGCGTCAAGCCGACCTCAAACGCAGTGCTTCGCGGTCAGATAGCGTCCCACGGAAAGCTGAAGCAGCTCAAGAAGCGACAGAACAACGCGCACCAGAATCAGAGAAGCGCTGATGCTAGTCCAGCGAGCAGCAGGAGCTCTGGCTACCGATCCGGGTCCTCCGGGAGCAACTATGTGATCGACAGTGACTCGGACTATGGCTATGCCACCATAACGAACTTCAACACGCCGAAGCCGCTGGTCAGGCCAGCGAACATTCCAGCCTCATCGTCCGAAATACCCGTTTCGTGTTTCAAGAAGATAGTTTACACACGTGACGGGAAAGTGTACAGCGAGAAAACGGAGAGGATACAGCTGCAAAATCGGCAACAGAGGAGAATAAGACAGGCGCTGAAGCGGCAGAACGAGGACCGGCTGTACCTGAGGAGCGACGTTTTCATGCATTACTTTCAGGACTTGTTCGCGAGCCGGTTGGCCGAGCCACTCGGATTCACTACCGAGGATGTTGACGACGCGACCAGGCAGGGTGCCATCATATACTGCGACTCGATAGAGTTACTTGAGAGGAACCGCGGGGTGGTTATACCCCACGAAATCGTACCAAGCATACAAGCCGAGTGGCCGGATTGCGGCAGCGAGTGGCTGAGCAGATTACGATCGGAAGTGCTCGATCCTGAGAGCAACGTGATTTATACGTGGCCCACGAAGAAGATGATCGATAAGATAAAGAAGTTCGGCTGCCATATAGTCCCGGAAGGCTACATGCCGAAAAGACAACCGAATCCGAATCACAATATAGAGTGGCAGCTCACATTTCCTGCGGCAGAACGGTACCTTGAAACGTGTCTCAGCCACGCCCAAGTCCGTATCTACTTGCTCGCTCTTATGCTCCACAAGACTTTTATTCGTCCCGTTGACACCACCTTCGGACTAACCACATCCCACATACGATCCCAGCTCTTTTTGCTCCTCGAACAAAACTACTCGCCAGCAATGTGGCCCGAGCATCGAAGCGGCGAAAGCCTTAGGAGGCTGCTCAGAAAACTCTACAGTGCCGTTTCTCAGAGTCAGCCCTACCTTCCGGATTACTTTATCAACGGGAAGAACCTCTTTGCAAATATTCCGAGGCAGTACCTGTTGCTTACACAGAAACAGCTTAACCGCATAATCGACAATCCCGTCATGTATGTGATTGCGTCCATGGAAAACATCCGGTACAAGCCCGAGTTCTTTCCCGTACTCGACTATAAGAGGTTGTTCAAAATACTCACTCTCGAGAACAGCGAGCTAGTCGCCCTCATTAACCCCGCTCTCAGTCCAGTAGACAGGCCCATAACCAAGGCGGAGGATGAAGAAATGGAGATATTCGAAGAACGGTTTGACCGGATTGGGGGATTTTGGGTCAAAGTCAAGGCAAAAGAAGACACGACGACAGAGAGGGCTCAGAAAATTGTGCAACACAAAAATGTCATCAACAAGAAGTCAAGCAGAATAACGTCCCAGGAATTGGTTGTTGAAATTTCG CGTCAATGCGCCGAGTTACGTGGCCTTCGATTGACGGCCTTCCTGGACATGTTCATCCAACACTTCATTAGAATGGCACAGCGATGTTATTACTACGGAGCGATGAAACAAAAGGACGTTTACCTGAACCAAGCGGAACGACTGTCGATGATACTCTCAGAACAGGGCATTGGAAAAGAAGACGCAAAGCGTTATTTGGACACAATCAACCACCTCACTCAAGAACTATCGCGACCTAGGGAGCAGGTAGATGCGCCCGAGACACCGAGACGGAATGAACAGCCCTTGATCAGCATCCCTCTGAACCAACACTTCACCGTCAAACCTGAGGAACGTGGAGGAGGTTCACTTTTCGTACATCCTATCGGGGAATCTAAGGAGTACGACATTTATTCGGACGCTCCGCAGAGGCGACCGACGGTCAACTTCCAAGCCCAGACGACGCAAGTTGAAATCGACGGCACTATCACCATGGGGGACGTTAATGACGTCGCATTTCGAAACGGCCATCCGAATTTACCCCGCGTCGTAAGTCTGACCGAAGAACCTCAGAAGGAATCTTATCTTTCGGATTCCACGTACATTTGA
- the LOC107219533 gene encoding uncharacterized protein LOC107219533, with translation MEAELANTTSGAIPWNDDDITWSTTIAPFTPEEEDAMVSIIVIVIGVIVAVIGLFSMGIFIDCRHQKSDSSKRRRPLRLKMPPTGRRRGDRRLKNEDDRSIATDMCTNGTSDPEPRDFVNIV, from the exons ATGGAGGCTGAATTAGCTAATACGACCAGTGGCGCGATTCCGTGGAATGATGACG aCATTACCTGGTCCACGACAATTGCGCCGTTCACACCCGAGGAGGAAGATGCTATGGTCAGCATAATTGTAATAGTAATCGGTGTAATCGTTGCTGTGATCGGACTCTTCTCAATGGGTATCTTCATCGATTGCAGACACCA gAAATCCGATTCGTCAAAACGACGGAGACCCTTGAGGCTCAAGATGCCGCCTACGGGGAGAAGGAGGGGCGACAGGAGGCTCAAAAACGAGGATGACAGATCTATTGCAACGGATATGTGCACGAATGGTACGAGTGATCCGGAGCCACGTGATTTCGTCAATATAGTTTGA